One region of Sphingomonas abietis genomic DNA includes:
- a CDS encoding GIY-YIG nuclease family protein yields MASQRNGTLYLGVTSDLPARAYQHRNGLGDGFSKQYGCTRLVWYEAHDDLEQARYRELQMKKWKRAWKIDLIERDNPQWMDLYETLF; encoded by the coding sequence ATGGCGAGCCAGCGCAACGGGACGCTCTATCTGGGCGTCACCAGCGATCTTCCGGCCCGGGCCTACCAGCATCGCAACGGGCTCGGCGATGGTTTCTCGAAGCAATATGGCTGCACGCGCCTTGTCTGGTACGAGGCGCATGACGATCTTGAGCAAGCGCGCTATCGCGAGCTGCAGATGAAGAAATGGAAGCGGGCCTGGAAGATCGATCTGATCGAACGGGACAACCCGCAGTGGATGGATTTGTACGAAACGCTGTTTTGA